Proteins encoded in a region of the Chitinivorax tropicus genome:
- a CDS encoding neutral/alkaline ceramidase produces the protein MKRTLQAVLGIPMLLLAQMASADSYLIGRGMSDITGEAAEVGMMGYAKMGQTAAGIHMRQRARAFIVADPGNGQRVVFVNNDIGMVFQGVQQAVVKRLQAKYGNLYTAENVVLAATHTHAGPGGFSHYALYNFTTWGFNRATFEAIVSGIVEAIDKAHRNLKPGQIHINQGDLLDASNNRSLPAYERNPQPERARWGLPIDPQMTVLKFSRHGDEIGAISWFPTHGVSMKNTNHLVSPDNKGYAAWRWEHELKGGRYDNDEDFVAAFAQTNAGDMTPNLNLNGTGPANDEFDNTRIIGERQLKKALALFQTAQESLNGPVDYRQQYIDMSNVEIPAAMADGQSRRTCPAALGTAFAAGTEDGRGLDGMSEGDLKGNPFYRFLGGVITPAPQWVHDCQAPKPILLATGTQKPVPWSPEVLPVSILRIGQLAIVAGPGEFTIMAGRRIRETVKSALGDAVKYVVFNGYANAYSGYITTPEEYEAQHYEGASTHFGKWTLPAYQQAYFKLATAMRTGSSVPPGPQPRDLSANQMSFQTGVVLDNTPIGKQFGQADQQPDAAYLRGGRVNVSFWTGHPKNNLHRNGTFLQVQRWDGSRWQVVADDGDWSTIYRWQRIDPVWGTSKAVISWDIPLSAQQGSYRIVHFGDYKNGWNGKIHPFTGVSRSFTVQ, from the coding sequence ATGAAGCGCACATTGCAAGCGGTATTGGGTATCCCAATGTTGCTCCTGGCGCAGATGGCGTCAGCGGATAGCTATCTGATCGGGCGTGGCATGTCTGACATCACGGGTGAAGCTGCTGAGGTGGGCATGATGGGGTATGCCAAGATGGGGCAAACGGCTGCAGGCATCCATATGCGGCAGCGGGCCCGGGCATTCATCGTGGCTGACCCGGGAAATGGTCAGCGGGTGGTGTTTGTCAACAATGACATTGGGATGGTGTTTCAAGGGGTGCAGCAGGCGGTGGTCAAGCGGCTGCAGGCCAAGTACGGCAACTTATATACCGCTGAAAATGTCGTTCTGGCCGCCACGCACACCCACGCTGGTCCCGGCGGGTTCTCGCATTATGCCCTGTATAACTTCACCACCTGGGGGTTCAACCGGGCTACCTTCGAGGCGATCGTGTCCGGCATCGTCGAAGCCATCGACAAAGCCCATCGTAATCTGAAACCTGGTCAGATCCATATCAACCAGGGGGACCTGCTGGATGCCAGCAACAATCGCTCATTACCAGCCTATGAGCGGAACCCCCAGCCGGAGCGGGCTAGGTGGGGGCTGCCGATCGATCCGCAGATGACCGTACTGAAGTTCAGCCGCCATGGCGACGAGATCGGTGCCATCAGCTGGTTCCCCACCCATGGCGTGTCGATGAAAAACACCAACCATCTGGTCAGCCCAGACAACAAAGGCTATGCGGCGTGGCGCTGGGAGCATGAGCTAAAAGGCGGGCGTTACGACAATGACGAAGACTTCGTTGCCGCATTTGCCCAGACCAATGCGGGGGATATGACGCCCAATCTAAACCTGAATGGCACCGGGCCGGCCAATGATGAATTCGACAATACCCGGATCATTGGGGAGAGGCAGCTGAAGAAGGCGTTGGCATTGTTCCAGACCGCGCAGGAGTCGCTGAATGGCCCAGTTGACTATCGCCAGCAGTATATCGACATGTCTAATGTCGAGATTCCTGCTGCCATGGCGGATGGTCAGTCGCGGCGTACCTGCCCAGCTGCGCTGGGCACAGCTTTTGCAGCAGGTACGGAGGATGGTCGCGGGCTGGATGGTATGTCAGAAGGCGATTTGAAAGGGAATCCATTTTACCGATTCCTCGGTGGTGTCATTACCCCTGCGCCACAATGGGTGCATGACTGCCAGGCGCCGAAGCCGATTTTGTTGGCTACCGGCACGCAAAAGCCGGTGCCCTGGTCGCCGGAAGTATTGCCAGTATCGATATTGCGGATCGGCCAATTGGCGATCGTTGCGGGCCCTGGTGAATTCACCATCATGGCTGGGCGGCGTATCCGTGAAACCGTGAAATCGGCGCTGGGTGATGCCGTGAAATATGTGGTTTTCAATGGCTATGCCAACGCCTATTCAGGCTATATCACCACCCCCGAGGAATACGAAGCCCAGCACTATGAAGGCGCTTCAACTCATTTCGGCAAGTGGACGTTGCCAGCCTATCAGCAGGCTTACTTCAAGCTGGCCACCGCGATGCGAACCGGGTCATCTGTGCCGCCAGGACCGCAGCCAAGGGATCTGTCCGCGAACCAGATGTCTTTCCAGACGGGCGTGGTATTGGACAACACGCCCATCGGCAAGCAGTTTGGCCAAGCCGACCAGCAGCCTGACGCAGCCTATCTGCGTGGCGGTCGCGTCAATGTCTCGTTCTGGACGGGGCACCCCAAGAACAATTTGCACCGGAATGGCACCTTCCTGCAAGTGCAGCGCTGGGATGGCAGCCGCTGGCAAGTAGTGGCGGATGATGGCGATTGGTCAACCATCTACCGCTGGCAGCGTATCGATCCGGTATGGGGGACATCCAAGGCTGTCATCAGCTGGGACATTCCATTGTCCGCCCAGCAAGGCAGTTATCGGATCGTCCATTTTGGTGATTATAAAAATGGCTGGAATGGCAAGATCCATCCTTTTACCGGCGTCAGTCGTAGTTTTACCGTGCAGTAA